The following coding sequences lie in one Arthrobacter sp. SLBN-122 genomic window:
- a CDS encoding ABC transporter ATP-binding protein gives MTAVLSPPPAGAGAATSAHAPALPVSFRGLRRTFGTGSAARTVLRDVTFDVAAGEVLAILGPSGCGKSTLLRATAGLDHPSAGSVVIEDTPVHGIDPRCAFAFQEPRLLPWHTLQANVAIGLPAGCSAKEGKAKVARLLELVGLENFAKHRPREVSGGMAQRASLARALARNPGVLLLDEPFGALDALTRIKMQDLLLDIHRAEPTTVLLVTHDVDEALQLADRIIVLGADAAGEGASIARTVEVPGSRPRGRASAELALMRASLLETLGVDGH, from the coding sequence ATGACTGCAGTTTTGTCGCCCCCGCCTGCCGGGGCCGGCGCCGCCACCTCCGCCCATGCCCCTGCCCTTCCGGTGTCCTTCCGGGGCCTGCGCCGCACGTTCGGCACCGGCTCCGCAGCCCGGACCGTCCTGCGGGACGTGACCTTTGATGTTGCAGCCGGCGAAGTACTCGCCATCCTGGGACCCTCCGGCTGCGGAAAATCCACGCTCCTGCGCGCCACGGCCGGCCTGGACCACCCCAGCGCCGGCTCCGTCGTCATCGAGGACACCCCCGTGCACGGCATCGACCCGCGGTGCGCCTTCGCATTCCAGGAACCCCGGCTCCTGCCCTGGCACACGCTGCAGGCCAACGTGGCCATCGGGCTGCCGGCCGGATGCAGTGCAAAGGAGGGCAAAGCCAAGGTGGCCCGGCTGCTGGAACTAGTGGGGCTGGAAAACTTCGCCAAGCACCGCCCCCGCGAGGTGTCGGGCGGGATGGCGCAGCGTGCGTCACTGGCGCGGGCGCTGGCCCGGAACCCGGGCGTCCTGTTGCTCGATGAGCCCTTCGGTGCCCTCGACGCCCTTACCCGGATCAAGATGCAGGACCTGCTCCTGGATATCCACCGGGCAGAGCCCACCACCGTCCTGCTGGTCACTCACGACGTGGATGAAGCCCTTCAGCTGGCAGACCGCATCATCGTGCTTGGGGCTGATGCCGCCGGAGAGGGCGCATCGATCGCCAGGACTGTTGAGGTGCCCGGCAGCCGTCCCCGGGGGCGCGCCTCAGCCGAACTCGCCCTCATGCGGGCTTCCCTGCTGGAAACGCTCGGCGTGGACGGGCACTAA
- a CDS encoding DUF1990 family protein: protein MTDAGKLNYPGIGGTEHGSAPQGYGHVLEEARLGAGLDVYRRVADGILGWELQRRAGLRVRADSPRAVPGAHVVSGFGVGPFRLPAPCQVVWAREPAPEGVPQSAGFGYGTLPGHPALGEESFEVEINSHGEVWLRIRAFSKPANWFYAAGGIVTRAAQRYVTSRYIEGARSLAAEGTSQ, encoded by the coding sequence ATGACTGACGCGGGAAAGCTCAACTATCCGGGAATCGGCGGCACGGAGCACGGCAGCGCCCCGCAGGGGTATGGCCACGTCCTGGAGGAAGCGCGCCTTGGCGCCGGACTGGACGTCTACCGGCGGGTGGCGGACGGCATCCTCGGCTGGGAACTGCAGCGGCGGGCAGGGCTGCGTGTCCGCGCCGATTCGCCGAGGGCAGTGCCGGGGGCGCACGTGGTGAGCGGATTCGGCGTCGGACCCTTCCGCCTGCCCGCGCCCTGCCAGGTGGTGTGGGCACGGGAGCCGGCGCCGGAGGGTGTTCCCCAGTCCGCCGGTTTTGGTTACGGGACCCTGCCGGGGCATCCTGCCCTGGGGGAGGAATCCTTCGAAGTGGAGATCAACAGCCACGGGGAGGTGTGGCTGAGGATCCGCGCCTTCAGCAAGCCTGCCAACTGGTTCTATGCCGCCGGCGGCATAGTCACCCGCGCGGCGCAGCGCTACGTTACTTCCCGGTACATTGAAGGGGCACGCAGTCTCGCCGCGGAAGGAACGTCCCAGTGA
- the sfnG gene encoding dimethylsulfone monooxygenase SfnG codes for MTEISNVARLSEPLKFAYWVPNVSGGLVVSTIEQRTGWDFDYNKKLARIAEDSGFEYALTQTRYAASYGADKQHEATSFSLALLAATERLKVIAAVHPGMWHPGVLAKYIITADHISNGRAAVNIVSGWLKSEFTNFGLEWLEHDERYVRTEEFINVLRGLWTEKEYSQSGKYYNITDFTLNPAPVDVPGRAHPEIFFGGNSTAAQATAGRVADWYFSNGKDLEGFKENIAGVVAAAGETRRGTEGALAAPRFGLNGFVIARDSEKEARDTLREIVEKAHKPAVQGFRDAVQEAGAATKDGKGMWADSTFEDLIQYNDGFKTQLIGTPEQIAERIVEYKKLGVNLFLTCYLHFQEEVAAFGQDILPIVRELEADLARKNGTELDLSSTPVAQAVAV; via the coding sequence ATGACCGAGATCAGCAACGTCGCCCGACTCTCCGAACCCCTCAAGTTCGCGTACTGGGTTCCGAACGTCTCCGGCGGCCTGGTGGTGTCCACCATCGAACAGCGCACCGGCTGGGACTTCGACTACAACAAGAAGCTCGCCCGGATCGCCGAGGACTCAGGCTTCGAGTACGCCCTGACCCAAACCCGCTACGCTGCCTCCTACGGAGCGGACAAGCAGCACGAGGCCACCTCGTTCAGCCTGGCCCTGCTGGCCGCCACCGAACGGTTGAAGGTGATCGCTGCCGTCCACCCCGGCATGTGGCACCCCGGCGTGCTGGCCAAGTACATCATCACCGCTGACCACATTTCCAACGGCCGCGCCGCCGTCAACATCGTCTCCGGCTGGCTGAAGAGCGAGTTCACCAACTTCGGCCTGGAATGGCTGGAACACGATGAGCGCTATGTCCGCACCGAGGAGTTCATCAACGTCCTGCGCGGTCTGTGGACCGAAAAGGAGTACAGCCAGTCCGGCAAGTACTACAACATCACCGACTTCACGCTGAACCCGGCGCCGGTTGACGTTCCCGGCCGCGCCCACCCCGAAATCTTCTTCGGCGGAAATTCGACGGCGGCCCAGGCCACGGCCGGCCGCGTAGCCGACTGGTACTTTTCCAACGGCAAGGACCTGGAAGGCTTCAAGGAAAACATCGCGGGCGTGGTGGCCGCCGCCGGCGAAACCCGGCGTGGCACCGAAGGCGCCTTGGCCGCACCCCGGTTCGGCCTCAACGGCTTCGTCATCGCCAGGGATTCAGAGAAGGAAGCCCGTGACACGCTGCGCGAGATCGTGGAGAAGGCACACAAGCCAGCTGTCCAGGGTTTCCGGGACGCTGTCCAGGAAGCCGGCGCCGCCACCAAGGACGGCAAGGGCATGTGGGCAGACTCCACCTTCGAGGACCTGATCCAATACAACGACGGCTTCAAGACGCAGCTGATCGGCACGCCGGAGCAGATCGCCGAACGCATCGTGGAGTACAAGAAGCTCGGCGTGAACCTGTTCCTGACCTGCTACCTGCACTTCCAGGAGGAGGTGGCGGCCTTCGGCCAGGACATCCTGCCGATCGTGCGCGAACTGGAGGCGGACCTGGCCCGGAAGAACGGGACCGAACTGGACCTGTCCAGCACTCCCGTCGCACAGGCGGTGGCTGTCTGA
- a CDS encoding MmcQ/YjbR family DNA-binding protein has translation MDPSALREICLSFPGAYEDFPFGPETSVFKVRAHVAGGARHEAKLFALSSMDERDFYVNLKCEPALAVQLRAVHPAITGAWHMNKTHWNGVRLDGSLPDGMVRDMVEDSYDLVVSGLSRKQQEQLGWARLERAGGND, from the coding sequence ATGGACCCAAGTGCGCTGCGGGAGATCTGCCTTTCGTTTCCGGGAGCTTATGAGGATTTTCCGTTCGGGCCGGAGACCTCGGTGTTCAAGGTACGGGCGCACGTTGCCGGCGGAGCCCGCCACGAGGCCAAGTTGTTTGCCTTGTCCTCCATGGACGAACGCGACTTTTACGTGAACCTGAAGTGCGAACCGGCCCTGGCCGTGCAACTGCGCGCGGTGCACCCTGCGATCACCGGAGCATGGCACATGAACAAGACCCACTGGAATGGCGTGCGCCTCGACGGCTCGCTGCCGGACGGGATGGTCCGTGACATGGTGGAGGACTCGTACGACCTGGTGGTGTCAGGCTTGAGCCGGAAGCAGCAGGAGCAACTGGGGTGGGCACGCCTCGAAAGGGCAGGCGGCAATGACTGA
- a CDS encoding ABC transporter permease yields the protein MTHPGEPKITGNSVADGRAAAAPATTADAAQAGAVPAPAPATGWSPAGVRTRNWARLPLGLIIPAALLVAWQAASSSGLFTVVQLPPPAMVLAAAGELVERGELGIHIAISTQRVLIGFLVGAALGLVLGAGVGLSKLADALLAPTIGALRAVPSLAWVPLLILWMKIGEDSKATLIIIGAFFPVFTTVSLALRHVDRNLVEAARAFGLKGVRLLTTVQLPAVVPAVFSGLRLALAQAWLFLVAAELIASSMGLGFLLIDSQNNGRTDRLLLAIVMLAVIGKITDALLGLAEKWAVKRWA from the coding sequence ATGACCCACCCAGGAGAGCCAAAGATCACCGGCAACAGTGTTGCGGACGGGCGTGCTGCAGCCGCCCCCGCAACAACGGCAGACGCAGCCCAGGCGGGTGCCGTACCGGCACCCGCTCCGGCAACGGGATGGTCTCCCGCCGGAGTCCGCACCAGGAACTGGGCGCGTCTGCCCCTTGGCTTGATCATCCCGGCTGCCCTCCTGGTCGCCTGGCAGGCAGCTTCCTCCAGCGGCCTGTTCACGGTAGTCCAGCTGCCTCCGCCCGCCATGGTGCTGGCCGCGGCCGGCGAACTCGTGGAACGCGGCGAACTGGGCATCCACATCGCCATCTCCACCCAGCGGGTCCTGATCGGATTCCTGGTGGGCGCCGCCCTTGGCCTGGTCCTGGGTGCCGGCGTGGGACTGTCCAAACTCGCCGACGCACTGCTGGCGCCCACCATCGGTGCGCTGCGCGCCGTGCCGTCCCTGGCCTGGGTGCCGCTGCTGATCCTGTGGATGAAGATCGGCGAGGACTCCAAGGCAACGCTCATCATCATCGGCGCGTTCTTCCCGGTATTCACCACGGTGTCCCTGGCGCTGCGCCATGTGGACCGCAACCTGGTGGAAGCCGCACGCGCCTTCGGGTTGAAAGGCGTCCGCCTCCTGACCACCGTGCAGCTGCCCGCCGTCGTTCCCGCAGTGTTCTCAGGGCTGCGCCTGGCGCTGGCCCAGGCCTGGCTGTTCCTGGTGGCGGCGGAACTGATCGCTTCCTCAATGGGGCTGGGCTTCCTGCTGATCGACTCGCAGAACAACGGCCGCACGGACCGGTTGCTCCTGGCCATCGTGATGCTGGCCGTGATTGGAAAAATTACCGACGCCCTGCTGGGGCTGGCCGAAAAATGGGCGGTGAAACGATGGGCCTGA
- a CDS encoding CoA-binding protein: MSTAERTWSGPSAPERLALLRQAKSIAIVGASDKPSRASYFVATYLLSSTRYKVYFVNPVVKEILGQPTYASLADLPESPDIVDVFRKHDDLPGVLAEAVAAGAKTLWLQLGSWHEGVAADAEAAGLKVVMDRCVKIEHARFHGGLHLAGFDTGVISSKRQVLS, translated from the coding sequence ATGAGCACCGCTGAACGTACGTGGTCCGGCCCGTCAGCACCGGAGCGGCTGGCCCTGCTCCGGCAGGCGAAGTCGATTGCGATTGTTGGCGCGTCAGACAAACCGTCGCGGGCCAGCTACTTCGTGGCCACCTACCTGCTGTCCTCCACCCGCTACAAGGTGTACTTCGTCAACCCGGTGGTCAAGGAAATCCTGGGCCAGCCCACCTACGCCTCGCTTGCGGACCTGCCGGAGAGCCCGGACATCGTGGACGTGTTCCGCAAGCACGACGACCTGCCCGGCGTGCTTGCGGAGGCAGTGGCTGCGGGAGCCAAGACGCTGTGGCTGCAGCTGGGGTCCTGGCATGAAGGCGTGGCCGCGGACGCGGAAGCCGCCGGGCTCAAGGTGGTGATGGACCGCTGCGTGAAGATCGAGCACGCCCGCTTCCACGGCGGCCTCCACCTGGCCGGGTTCGATACCGGGGTCATTTCCTCGAAGCGGCAGGTCCTGTCCTGA
- the acs gene encoding acetate--CoA ligase — MGGETMGLSTTETFDLNAGVRRDNVVFWEQQALRLDWDTPWHTAHGWVPADPEAGRGPEITWFEGGKLNVAANCVDRHVAAGRGQKVALHFEGEPGDRKSITYAELQREVSKAANALLALGISKGDRVVIYLPVIPETVIITLAVARIGAIHSLVFGGFSAEALKFRVEDTGAKLLVTTDGQFRRGVAVPVKDNADAAVAGDNAIEHVLVVNRTTPADELAAVHMTEGRDVWWHDVVDNAADVHQPEAFDAETPLFIMYTSGTTGKPKGLVHTSGGYLTQASWSFEHLFSNPDPAFRDQDVHWCTADLAWVTAHTYEIYGPLSNGVTQVIFEGTPNTPHPGRHFEIIERYGVTQYYTAPTLVRSLMGWFPDGVPDTYNLSSIRLLGTVGEAVNPEAWRWLRENVGAGSAPVVDTWWQSETGATILSPAPTDTSFKPGCAARSLPGVSTRIVDDGGNKVAPGVQGNIVVDSPGPAIARTVWGNPRRYFDSYWSKYADRGWFLAGDGAKYDADGDIWILGRVDDTLNVSGHLLSTIEIESALVSHPEVVEAGVCPVPDPKTGHAVVSFVVLKTGAEARLAADVAQELRNHVAREIGPIAKPRDVVVVPDVPKTRSGKIMRRLLTQLFEGTALGDTTSLQNEPAIAGIQHVLHQRTLAKENS; from the coding sequence ATGGGCGGTGAAACGATGGGCCTGAGCACCACCGAAACCTTTGACCTGAACGCGGGCGTGCGCCGGGACAACGTCGTCTTTTGGGAGCAGCAGGCGCTGCGCCTGGACTGGGACACGCCCTGGCACACCGCGCACGGCTGGGTCCCGGCGGACCCGGAGGCCGGCCGCGGCCCGGAGATCACCTGGTTTGAGGGCGGGAAACTCAACGTGGCCGCCAACTGCGTTGACCGCCATGTCGCCGCCGGCCGCGGACAGAAGGTGGCCCTCCACTTCGAGGGCGAGCCGGGCGACCGGAAATCCATTACCTACGCCGAACTCCAGCGCGAAGTGTCCAAGGCAGCCAACGCCCTCCTGGCCCTGGGCATCAGCAAGGGCGACCGCGTGGTCATCTACCTCCCGGTCATCCCCGAAACGGTCATCATCACCCTCGCAGTGGCCCGCATCGGCGCCATCCACTCGCTGGTGTTCGGCGGCTTCTCCGCGGAGGCGCTGAAGTTCCGGGTGGAGGACACCGGCGCCAAGCTCCTGGTCACCACGGACGGCCAGTTCCGCCGCGGCGTGGCCGTCCCCGTGAAGGACAACGCGGACGCGGCAGTGGCCGGTGACAACGCCATCGAGCATGTCCTGGTGGTCAACCGCACCACGCCAGCTGATGAATTGGCGGCCGTCCACATGACGGAAGGCCGCGATGTGTGGTGGCACGACGTCGTCGACAATGCCGCGGACGTGCACCAGCCCGAAGCGTTCGACGCCGAAACGCCGCTGTTTATCATGTACACCTCCGGCACCACCGGCAAGCCCAAAGGCCTGGTGCACACCTCCGGCGGCTACCTGACGCAGGCGTCCTGGAGCTTCGAGCACCTGTTCAGCAACCCGGATCCGGCCTTCCGGGACCAGGACGTGCACTGGTGCACCGCTGACCTCGCCTGGGTCACGGCGCACACCTACGAGATCTACGGCCCGCTCTCCAACGGCGTGACCCAGGTGATCTTCGAGGGCACCCCGAACACCCCGCACCCGGGGCGGCACTTCGAAATCATCGAACGCTACGGCGTGACGCAGTACTACACCGCGCCTACCCTGGTCCGTTCCCTCATGGGCTGGTTCCCGGACGGCGTGCCGGATACCTACAACCTCTCCTCCATCCGCCTGCTGGGCACAGTGGGCGAGGCCGTCAATCCGGAAGCCTGGCGCTGGCTGCGGGAGAACGTGGGCGCCGGCAGCGCCCCCGTCGTGGACACGTGGTGGCAGTCCGAGACCGGCGCCACCATCCTCTCCCCCGCCCCCACGGACACCAGCTTCAAGCCCGGCTGTGCCGCGCGTTCGCTGCCGGGGGTCAGCACCAGGATCGTGGACGACGGCGGCAATAAAGTTGCGCCCGGCGTTCAGGGAAACATCGTGGTTGACTCCCCCGGGCCCGCCATCGCGCGCACCGTCTGGGGCAACCCGCGCCGCTACTTCGATTCCTACTGGAGCAAGTACGCGGACCGCGGCTGGTTCCTGGCCGGCGACGGCGCCAAGTACGACGCCGACGGCGACATCTGGATCCTGGGCAGGGTGGACGACACCCTCAACGTCTCCGGCCACCTGCTCTCCACCATCGAGATCGAGTCAGCGCTGGTGTCCCACCCGGAGGTGGTGGAAGCCGGGGTCTGTCCGGTCCCGGACCCGAAAACCGGCCACGCGGTGGTGTCCTTCGTCGTCCTGAAAACCGGCGCTGAAGCCCGCCTTGCCGCGGACGTGGCCCAAGAGCTCCGGAACCACGTGGCCAGGGAGATCGGGCCCATCGCCAAGCCACGCGACGTCGTCGTGGTCCCCGATGTTCCCAAGACGCGCAGCGGCAAGATCATGCGCCGCCTGCTCACCCAACTGTTCGAAGGTACCGCGCTGGGCGATACCACCTCACTCCAGAACGAACCGGCGATCGCAGGCATCCAGCACGTCCTGCACCAGCGGACCCTAGCAAAGGAAAATTCATGA
- a CDS encoding aliphatic sulfonate ABC transporter substrate-binding protein codes for MPHALPITRRSVLGAAALAASAVLALTGCVAGEGSSGSAAAAGSSKGGTLNIDFATYNPLSLVIKKQGWLEASLKDQGVTVNWVQSAGSNKANEALRSGAIDVGSTAGSAALLARANGSEIKTIDIYSQPEWSALVAPAGSDITSVADLKGKSVAATKGTDPYFFLLQALEQAGLKPGDVTVQNLQHADGRTALENGSVQAWSGLDPIMAGAEQKGAKLFYRNLDFNTYGFLNATEPFLKNKPELAQAVVNAYEKARAWAAQNPDQTAQILADAAGLDPAVAKTVVLERSNLDVDPAPGDAQRKVLEKIGPTFVETGDVKTQKQIDDAVASLLDDSLVKKADPSAIKAS; via the coding sequence ATGCCGCACGCATTGCCCATCACCCGCCGTTCCGTCCTTGGCGCAGCAGCCCTTGCCGCTTCCGCGGTCCTGGCACTCACGGGCTGCGTTGCAGGGGAAGGTTCCTCCGGCAGCGCAGCCGCGGCCGGCAGCAGCAAGGGCGGCACACTCAACATCGACTTCGCCACCTACAACCCGCTGAGCCTGGTGATCAAGAAGCAGGGGTGGCTGGAGGCCAGCCTCAAAGACCAGGGCGTGACGGTGAACTGGGTGCAGTCCGCCGGGTCCAACAAGGCCAATGAGGCCCTGCGCTCCGGCGCCATCGACGTGGGTTCCACCGCCGGGTCCGCAGCCCTGTTGGCCCGCGCCAACGGCTCGGAAATCAAGACCATCGACATCTATTCCCAGCCCGAGTGGTCGGCCCTGGTGGCGCCCGCCGGCTCGGACATCACCTCCGTGGCCGACCTCAAGGGCAAGTCCGTAGCCGCCACCAAGGGCACCGACCCCTATTTCTTCCTGCTGCAGGCACTGGAGCAGGCGGGGTTGAAGCCCGGTGACGTGACGGTCCAGAACCTGCAGCACGCGGACGGCCGCACCGCCCTGGAAAACGGCTCAGTCCAGGCCTGGTCCGGGCTGGATCCGATCATGGCCGGGGCTGAGCAGAAGGGCGCCAAACTCTTTTATCGCAACCTGGACTTCAACACCTACGGCTTCCTCAACGCCACGGAACCGTTCCTGAAGAACAAGCCTGAACTGGCCCAGGCAGTGGTGAACGCCTATGAAAAGGCCCGCGCCTGGGCAGCACAGAACCCGGACCAGACCGCGCAGATCCTGGCCGACGCCGCCGGCCTGGACCCCGCCGTCGCTAAGACCGTGGTGCTGGAACGCAGCAACCTGGACGTCGATCCGGCACCGGGGGACGCGCAGCGCAAAGTACTGGAGAAGATCGGGCCCACCTTCGTGGAAACCGGTGACGTGAAGACGCAGAAGCAGATTGACGACGCCGTGGCCTCCCTTCTCGACGACTCGCTGGTGAAGAAGGCTGATCCGTCAGCCATTAAGGCCTCCTGA
- a CDS encoding O-acetylhomoserine aminocarboxypropyltransferase/cysteine synthase family protein, giving the protein MADRTFGFRTRALHAGGTPDAEHGARAVPIYQTTSFVFKDTDDAANLFALQKYGNIYSRIGNPTVAAFEERIASLEGGIGAVATSSGMAAEFITFAALTQAGDHIVAASQLYGGTVTQLDVTLRRFGVDTTFVPGTDPADYAAAVRENTKAIFVEVVANPSSEVQDLAGLAKVAHDAGIPLVVDATLSTPYLVRPIEHGADIVIHSATKFLGGHGTTLGGVVVESGRFNWGNGKFPTMTEPVASYGNVSWWGNFGEYGFLTKLRSEQLRDIGPALSPQSAFQLLQGVETLPQRLDEHLKNAQAVAEWLENDDRVAYVNYSGLPSHPHFERARKYLPLGPGSVFSFGVKGGRAAGRKFIESLQLASHLANVGDSRTLVIHPGSTTHQQLSPAQLESAGVPEDLVRISVGLEDIEDILWDLDQALTEASAVAAAPEPFNEEPADACTIGANA; this is encoded by the coding sequence ATGGCTGACCGCACCTTCGGGTTCCGTACCCGCGCGCTGCACGCCGGCGGCACCCCCGACGCCGAACACGGCGCCCGCGCCGTCCCCATCTACCAGACCACGTCCTTCGTCTTCAAGGACACTGACGACGCCGCCAACCTGTTCGCCCTGCAGAAGTACGGCAACATCTACTCCCGCATCGGCAACCCCACGGTCGCGGCCTTCGAGGAGCGCATCGCATCCCTCGAAGGCGGCATCGGCGCTGTTGCAACCTCGTCGGGCATGGCTGCCGAGTTCATCACTTTCGCCGCGCTGACCCAGGCCGGGGACCACATCGTGGCAGCCTCCCAGCTGTACGGCGGCACGGTGACGCAGTTGGACGTGACCCTGCGCCGCTTTGGCGTGGATACCACGTTCGTGCCCGGTACCGACCCCGCTGACTATGCCGCGGCGGTCCGGGAGAACACCAAGGCGATCTTCGTGGAGGTGGTGGCCAACCCGTCCTCGGAGGTCCAGGACCTGGCGGGGCTGGCGAAGGTGGCGCACGACGCCGGGATCCCCCTGGTGGTGGACGCCACCTTGAGCACGCCGTACCTCGTGCGCCCCATCGAGCACGGCGCCGACATCGTGATCCACTCCGCCACGAAATTCCTGGGCGGCCACGGCACCACCCTGGGCGGCGTGGTGGTGGAAAGCGGCCGGTTCAACTGGGGCAACGGCAAGTTCCCCACCATGACCGAGCCCGTGGCTTCCTACGGCAACGTCTCCTGGTGGGGCAACTTCGGCGAGTACGGCTTCCTGACCAAGCTCCGCAGTGAACAGCTGCGCGACATCGGACCGGCCCTGTCCCCGCAGTCGGCGTTCCAGCTCCTCCAGGGTGTGGAAACGCTGCCCCAGCGGCTTGATGAGCACCTGAAGAACGCGCAGGCCGTGGCCGAATGGCTGGAGAACGATGACCGGGTGGCGTACGTGAACTACTCCGGTCTGCCCTCGCACCCGCACTTCGAACGGGCACGGAAGTACCTGCCGCTGGGCCCGGGATCGGTCTTCTCCTTCGGGGTGAAGGGCGGACGGGCCGCGGGCCGGAAGTTCATTGAGTCGCTGCAGCTGGCCTCGCACCTGGCCAACGTGGGTGACTCGCGGACCCTGGTGATCCACCCGGGCTCCACCACGCACCAGCAGCTGAGCCCCGCCCAGCTCGAATCGGCGGGCGTGCCGGAGGACCTGGTCCGCATTTCGGTGGGCCTCGAGGACATCGAAGATATCCTGTGGGACCTGGACCAGGCGCTGACCGAGGCGTCGGCGGTGGCGGCCGCGCCGGAACCCTTCAATGAAGAACCTGCAGACGCCTGCACGATCGGAGCAAACGCATGA
- a CDS encoding putative quinol monooxygenase, protein MIFIVVKFKVKPEWSERWLDLVGDFTRATRGEPGNLWFDWSRSVDDPNEFVLVEAFKDDAAGDHVNSGHFKKAMADMPQALAETPRIISRQLDGEGWDLMGELTI, encoded by the coding sequence GTGATTTTTATCGTCGTCAAGTTCAAGGTCAAGCCTGAATGGTCGGAGCGCTGGCTCGATCTGGTGGGGGACTTCACCCGGGCCACGCGCGGGGAGCCGGGCAACCTGTGGTTCGACTGGTCCCGCAGCGTGGATGATCCCAACGAGTTCGTCCTGGTGGAGGCGTTCAAGGACGACGCCGCAGGGGACCACGTCAACAGCGGGCACTTCAAGAAGGCCATGGCCGACATGCCGCAGGCGCTCGCCGAAACGCCCCGGATCATCAGCCGCCAGCTCGACGGCGAAGGCTGGGACCTGATGGGCGAGCTCACCATCTAA
- a CDS encoding isopenicillin N synthase family dioxygenase, with the protein MSHDQGAIPVLDLSSARQPYGTFSQEFIEQLRHATHDVGFFQVTGYGGRPGQAEQLLDTIRRFFDLPLEERMKLDNRLSPHFRGYTRMGTEVTQGRADAREQIDYSPELQPVKDYPDEQPYWLLQGPNLWPDEAFPELRPAAMEWAELMSGVGMELLRAIAVSLQLPEDYFDEPFRDSPAWMGKLVHYVGGVVEAAGDQGVGSHADYGFVTLLLQDDVGGLEVLPPGTSEWLPVEPLPGALVVNLGEMLEVATEGYLAATIHRVQAPPPGVDRYSVPFFWSPRLDAVIEPVPLAPELKAAARGITDDPDNPLLASFGLNMLKGRMRAHPDVTERHYPDLMKR; encoded by the coding sequence ATGTCACACGACCAGGGAGCCATACCTGTTCTGGATCTAAGTTCCGCACGGCAGCCATACGGCACCTTCAGCCAGGAATTCATCGAACAGCTGCGGCACGCCACCCATGACGTCGGGTTCTTCCAGGTGACAGGCTACGGTGGCCGGCCGGGCCAGGCCGAACAGCTTTTGGATACCATCCGCCGCTTCTTTGACCTTCCGCTTGAGGAGCGGATGAAGCTGGACAACCGCCTGTCCCCCCACTTCCGTGGGTACACGCGCATGGGCACGGAGGTCACCCAGGGCCGTGCGGACGCCCGTGAGCAGATCGACTATTCACCGGAGCTCCAGCCGGTGAAGGACTATCCGGACGAACAGCCCTACTGGCTCCTGCAGGGCCCCAACCTTTGGCCTGATGAAGCCTTCCCCGAACTGAGGCCTGCTGCCATGGAATGGGCGGAGCTGATGTCCGGGGTGGGCATGGAACTGTTGAGGGCCATCGCCGTTTCGCTGCAGCTGCCCGAAGACTACTTCGACGAACCCTTCCGGGATTCACCGGCCTGGATGGGCAAGCTGGTGCACTACGTGGGCGGCGTAGTGGAGGCGGCCGGAGACCAGGGTGTGGGCTCGCACGCGGACTACGGCTTCGTGACCCTCCTGCTGCAGGACGACGTGGGCGGCCTGGAAGTGCTGCCGCCCGGCACCAGCGAGTGGCTGCCTGTGGAGCCCCTTCCGGGAGCGCTGGTGGTGAACCTTGGCGAGATGCTTGAAGTTGCCACGGAGGGATACCTCGCAGCCACCATCCACCGCGTCCAGGCGCCGCCGCCCGGCGTCGACCGTTACTCGGTGCCGTTCTTCTGGTCGCCCCGGCTTGACGCGGTCATCGAACCGGTCCCGCTGGCTCCGGAACTGAAGGCGGCAGCCCGGGGCATCACGGACGATCCGGATAACCCGCTCCTGGCATCCTTCGGCCTCAACATGCTCAAGGGCCGGATGCGGGCCCACCCGGACGTGACCGAACGGCACTATCCGGACCTGATGAAGCGTTAA
- a CDS encoding CoA-binding protein, translated as MGHTNDPAVIERLLRTKGRWAIVGLTTNEWRSAYDVSLMIRDRLGMEIIPVNLPGDPVHGETGYRTLGDIPPEKQPIDVVDCFVNSQKVGSVVDQAIAVGAKAVWLQLGVLDEAAAERAKAAGLDVVMNACPAQLAWKYNL; from the coding sequence ATGGGCCACACGAACGATCCTGCAGTCATCGAACGCCTTCTGCGAACCAAGGGCCGCTGGGCAATCGTCGGACTCACCACCAATGAGTGGCGCTCCGCCTATGATGTGTCGCTGATGATCCGTGACCGGCTCGGCATGGAAATCATCCCCGTCAACCTGCCCGGCGACCCCGTCCACGGCGAAACCGGCTACCGCACCCTCGGGGACATCCCGCCGGAAAAGCAGCCCATCGACGTCGTGGATTGCTTTGTGAACTCGCAGAAGGTGGGCAGCGTGGTGGACCAGGCCATCGCCGTGGGGGCGAAAGCGGTGTGGCTGCAGTTGGGGGTCCTCGACGAGGCGGCCGCGGAACGCGCCAAGGCTGCCGGTTTGGATGTGGTGATGAACGCCTGCCCCGCGCAGCTCGCCTGGAAATACAACCTTTAA